tggcagattatttttattttatttttaagtaaaatcttgatacatttttcagaaaatgagatgtaattttgcttctcaagataTATCTTGAATTTAGAATGTTTCAATATTTGTACTAAAAAAGGAGACAAAAATACTTTCAtggtaatattataacatttcaaGTTTAAGCACTTCTTTAAACCTTTATATGAtacacaataataaaattagTGTCCTGAAGCAAAagcagttgagaaccactgtactaGTACATCAGCTgccttggtttttttttttttttttttaaacattaactacACAGGTTACAACGGCCTAAAATCAGCCTGATCTGGATCAATCAAAATCATGTTTGTACAGTATTACTGTGTTTGAATGTAGATGTCTGAAAGGGAATCGCTTTTAATGTTTAGATTACAAAAATACTGCTTGCATtccttccatttttttttttttcttcttcgaGCATCCATTGCGTCATCAATGCTAGTTTCagattggcaaaaaaaaaaaaatcatacgcTCAAGATGATATATCATGTTATATAAATACGGATGAAGAACTTGATAACTCGATGGAAATGGTTAGTTGTGGATGCTTATTTAGTCCGTTACAATGGAGAAACATTTACTACCTACACAAATTAATCAAagtatttaaatgcaaatgtattCAGGAACGCATGCGATTTGAGAATATGCTTTACAAAAAAATCCGTACGACAAAAGACGAAATGGAACTGATATTATCTGTCGTGACGTATTGAGCACTCCAAAAATGTCGCAATACTTGAATACTTAATTTGCCTACTGTATCAAAAGTTCTGTTCTGTACAATGCTTAATCTTAGTGCACGAATGCTGATGAGGTCTGCACGTCGCTGTGGTCATGTCTTCCGTTCGTAATGCTAGCTTGAGCTAGCCGTTTATGACTTTGTTTTTAGCATTGTTAAAGAGAGTGTTAGCCAAAACGATGGCACACTTTGGTGAAATATTCTTTGAAGACAATTAaatgctgctgttgttttccgATGTGAGATTTTCCTGTGTACACATTATTTATACAGCAGACGTGTATGATGGTACTCTTGGAGCGTCAGTTTCTGTTCTCCACTTTTCTTACCCAGCATTGTCAAATCACTGGAACAAAACGTAGTTGCATGCAGTTTTGGGTAGTAATCCTCAATCTGAGAATTTTCTTGCGACATTTACACGCAGCTGCTTGGAGAAAATAAGCAAAAAGAGCAGCATTCGCTACTCATTCTCTTCAGATAACTGATTGACAGCGTCAGATGCACATGCGCAAAAAAATTCCCAGAAAACTTGGGTTACCAACTCGCAACAACCGTTAAACGCCACCATACACTCCACCGATCTTTTATGAAAAAGTTCTGGATCGTTTGTTATTAATTTCCATTCAACACTGCTCTATTCAGTCAGAATGCAAGTGTGGAGAGTGGAAATAATTTGATCACTTTGAGAATATGCTTAAAATACGTTAATCCTCTTGAAAAGTGCCAAAAATAAAACCCTGGTGAGTGTAACGGCAAAGCAACTTTGGATTTGAGGTGTTTTTGCCTGGGGTATTTTGTTATATCATGGTtatagaaatgttatttaattaaaattgcactgtaatttcttactactgcttaatttttttccccctgtatgaaacatattttttaaaaagtggtaACTAGGGGATTTATACTGATTAATTTAACATGGGAAAACAAGTTTTGTTTGAACATTTTTCTTGGACAATTTATTCACTCTTTATCTTGATTTTGATCTGACCACAAGGAGTGACAGGTATTATCTCAATTGTAATTGAacaattttgataatttttaagTTGAATTGATGAATTGAAACAAGTTGTGTCGTGTCATGTTTTTCCatttaataaaaactgtaaaaaaaaaaaaaaaaacaaaaaaaaaaaacaactgcaaTGTGTTCTTAATTCAACAAAtgcctttatttttttcttcatcctTTTCCTTAAGAATCAAGTTTATGTACCTCTGATTTGTAGAGTTAAATCcagtttggagaaaaaaaaaaaaatgtaatcagtGCATGTCGAAGCGCATCAGCTTCCATAAATAACAGCAAATTTTTACCACACTGCTTCCTAAAAAATAGTGAAAGCAGAACTGGACTTTGGGTGTCAAAACAACCAGTGGAATCAGGATACAAGAACAAAATGGGAGTTATAAACGTCTTGAGAATCATGGAGTTAATAATATTACTCTTTTGAGGAAAAACTTTAGGATAAAAGAATCTGCAAACATGAAATGCCAAACGGTTTCCAAACATCATATTATCAACATAATACTCACTCCGAAGAGAAACAGCAGTTTGAGTTGAGGTTCACACGTTACGAAGATTGTGAATCAATCTTGAACGTTAACAGACTTCAACTCAACCAGCAACAATTTTGGCCCACTTTGTAGTAGCTGCCAGTGAAGAATAACGACAGGAGGAGGGGCTTTCTGGAAACCGTTAAAAGTACAATCCGCGATTGATGCAAGAAGCACACAGTTCATGACGACAATTAAACAAACGCAACATACCGGAACTGACTTGTTCGCGTTATTAGCTCCGTTTGAATGATTACGGATTGTATTTTTTAAGGACACGGGACTTGAGGCAACGTCGAGACAAGGAAGACTTGAAAGGCTAGTGGAGATGTAGTGGATGAAACACTTGGCATGGAAATTAATGTTCAGTCTCAGAAAAGTAATCAATCAAACAAATAAAGTAGGTGTGATATAAAGAAAGCAAACACACTCTTGGCTCTGCTGAGAGCCGGGCGGCCCCTCGTATTGCAGATGCGTGAAGAGACGGGTGGACACAGGTTAGTGCTGTTTGACCCGAGGAGCCGTGACTCTACGCAGGAAACCGTATAGAAGTCCAAAATTCTACAGGAAAACAAGAAGTAAAATGGTTTTATTATGGTGAtgacaaatatgtttaaatatatggTATATGGTTATTACGGtaatgacaaatatatttttttcccccccagggttattatagttaaccaaatctaaaactataaaaaaaaaatttccattATTTCCCATATTTTCCTGATATATTACAAATTTATACCATCACAGTAATGAGAGTATGTTGTGAAAATGTGCTCAATTGtcttcaaatatatatacatacacatatatagatttatttttatattatttccataatataacaaaaataaagctggctaaaaacataacatgtatattataaaatataatatatttcgCTTTTGTTTTTGGGATAAAATGTGAATTCATGAGAAAGaatacaaaaaacaataaaattaataaaaatgtactaaaatcaaaataaacagttaatatatatataaaaaaacctcaaaataataataaaacctaTAATTGTATATCaagatactaaaataacactgatttgatagaaaaaaaaaaaaaaaaaaaaaaataaaatatatatatatatagaaatataaaactgaatattatattcagaatattaaaaatattagtcTTACCTGGACGGCCAAATACAGCACTCCAAGATAAGATGCGATACAGGCAGCTAGCAGCAGGTCAAAGATCGCTGGCTTTACCCTGGTTTGTTTCAAATGCAACAATATTATTCAAACAGCAATTTTAATATAGGGTTAAGAGCAtttttaaccctgggttaagcaacatttcacacttgtaaagctgtatatgtatataaatatgataattaaaaatgtcaacTCATCTTGAAACCTAACCCAGGTTTAAGTATGAAAGACATGACAATATAACGTTTAATAATCCTGGATTAACAAAAGTTTGAAAAGAATGCTAGAAACTTAAATAAACTTacactaatttaaataaacatcaaatCATTGACAGTCTCACCTATAAGCATTCATGGTCTGCTTAAGTTGATCATAAAAGACAAATTCAGGGTCcctgccaaaaaacaaaaacaaaaaacaatcattAACCTCTGAATGTTAATGTCAAATCAACAGTGAGCACTGCTACGGTGGTTTCACCTCTTATCCGCTCTGACCAGATGCCTCTTGACGTCCTTCAGATAACGGTTCAGGTAATACTCCAGCGTGTTAACAATGCTGCTGTCTTTATCCAGCAGCTGGGCGGCTCGCGGCTGCGCCGTCAGCCAGTCCACCAGTGACGTCAGCTGATCCTCCTGCACCTGCTGTTGGGAAAGCAGAAGCGCACTTAAATCAAGAACAACAAACACCAGGAACAACATGCCAAGTTTACAGCGACAAGTCTTGccagttcctgtctctatgaaaccccttcttctgaaaagcacaatgtgctttgattggtcggctggaccagtgtgttctgattggtcaagcgcGTCGAGTGTGTTTGAGAAATGTCCCGCCCCCTACCATCACCGCCAGTtccaacacactactaactaactcaaccaagCCCCGCCTCTTTATTCtgtgtatgaattatttaaatgagaaatattgtgatgtgtttgttcccggaagaaaactcaaggcTACAACGGAGgcgaaacagtgacactgatatagagaagaactcccgctggaggactttgtgctttggaaATTTTTCATGCTcgaaacagcaacattacagacTGAAGATAGATGAACACAGGCAGCAGATTTTGGGCTGTAACATGTCATTCGTCCATCTTCTCATACTCACCATCTGTTCAGTGAAGATCTCCAGGTCTCCGCTGGCACCCTGAGTGAAATATGACAATTATCACactgttaaatgctttatgATTAATAGCTTTATGATGGCAAATGATAGGGCTGCatgattcataaaaataaaaccaaaattgcagtatggcttagtgcgattattaAATCATAAAGGCTGCAATTTAACTACATAAATattgtgtgtaaaataaaatgtttacagttgtattgtgatataaaatattaattatttgtagaagtacattttttcttaaataatttattttacagtcaaatattacaatagtaatatttcttattttgtgtaattgttatttagaaataaaaatgacaaaatatctaataaatgtaataaatataatctaataatGTATATgttaatatgtatattttattatataaattatatataataaaataaaaataataaacaaaaaaaaatcgcaatctttataaaaaaacatttaaaaaagtaatatttcttattttgattattattgctataataaaatatatctaataaatttaataaatattataaatatatatataaacaataataaaaagaataaccTGTTTAAAAAAAGCACACGACATATCAAAAtctttataagaaaaaaaaaaatatcacaattaaattaaataaatagtaattaaataattaatttgcaatttgaatgttttgtggagcattacattttcaaacaaactCCCATTTTCATGCACCGCTACATTTTCTAACCATGTAGCTCGACCCAACGATTATAtaattactgtatatttaagAAATGTCAGCAAATTAAATCTACATACATATCAATATTTgcaaagaaaaagacaaaagaagataatGCCACATTACTTTCTCTGTCAGGTTGTATATCACTCTCGCCAGCGTTTCTGCAATGACTTTAGTGTTGCGACTGAGTTTCGTCAGATCCACGTGAGGCCTACGAGAACATGGAAACGAAACAAAGAAGACGTCATCAATGACGGCAACCAATCAGCAGCGAGGGAGGGAACTAACGGTCGTGGCTACGATGGGGCGACAGAGAGAGAGCACCAATCATCACCCACCCAGCGGTGGCCTCTCCCGCCCCTTCCAGAGAGGACGACACTGACCGCATGTCCATGATGGAGTGGCGTGCGGGGCTGCGGTGGCTCTCCAGGTGGGACAGGGTGAAGGCAGGCAGGCGGCGGATGCCGAACCGCTCATGTTCCCACGCCAGAGTGTCGTCAGCCAGGTTGATCTTCTTGTGGACCATTGAGAACTTCAGCTCGGGGTGCTGATGGGCCGCCACCTAATAATGAGAGATAACCATGACCCGCCAATGGCGTTTGACATCACGTGGAGCAAACGGTGAACTTTTTCGTATTCATTTCCAAATAACGAGAGGACAGTCTTACGGTCTCCAGCTCTTTGAGCAGGGTGTGCTGCGGGCTGCCCTCTTTCGGCGGCTTGGACACGTGGAGGTGAAGGTTGTCGCTGTTACCCAGAGTGTCCAGACACAAAACAAACGCCACGTTGTCCTGGAGCAGACTGGAATCTGAACGACAGGGAAGAGGTCAAAACAAACCTTTAGCGTGCTTTTTTCTTCAATTAAATTCTTAGTGTTTTGCTgcttattatcattattgttgttattattactaaataacaatattaaagtaggaaatattactaatatttctaatatttaactaaaaaaaaaaaaaaaaaaagcaatatagtatataaatttgacatttaagagcacaataaaaatacatcaaagattTATCTTTTTCTTTAGTATAAAAGGagacatttacaaaacaaattattaaatcatAGCAGTGCTTGACTCTCATTTTTTCCagataaatattgattttttttttttttaaaaagaacatcaggggcacaatgaaaaataatcaaatacttCCCTTAATAACGGGACATGAGgagacatttaaaagcaaaattattttaacttaGCAGGACTTGAGATATTTTTCCCCAagaattatttttactttttttattcctGATAAAGATTTATCAGATGCATTTAATTTTCTTAAAGCTTCAGATTTGCTgcttattatcattattaatattatatttattaatatcactattttaatatttgacagtaaaaacattgagTATTTAAGACaaacaatacatatatatatatatatatatatatgtgtatttatttacttatttaggaatgcaatgaaaatgtatcaaataCTGAAAcgattaatttatttgaatacaAAAAGTACTGCAGTGATTCAAATATATTTCTACTtcaaagtgttttatttatttaattatggaattatatatattttaatactgacttttaataaaggtttttataaataacatatatataaatatatatatgcaaataatataataaagcttatatatttatatgcattttaatatatgtaaatatgtaacattttattatacTAAATAAATACCTATTAATAAGtaagaaataatattaaataaataatatttaacaataaaaaaacatcaaattatcATAACACTTATTATAATACAGCACTTCTAACTTTTAAACTATTAAACATTCtaagttttaaacatttaaactgtaTTAGCTCTGCACGTTCATGAACAGTTCACGTCTATTCTTAATGTCAAATGCGAGTGAAACGCTCACTCTGTGTAGGTTGTGACGCGAGGCCACGTTCGCACCTGTGTGATCCAGATTGTCCTCCAGCCAGCGTTTAGTGCCTTGGTAGTTAAACTTCCCACCTCCCGACAAGAAAAACAGCAGGTtgtatctataaaaaaaaaaaaaaaaaaaaaaaaaaaaaagacattttttgtaaAGCACGCAGACAGAAATCTGTTTCAAGCATCTGTTTTACTACACAAAACACAAGTGTTACCCTGCATGCGTCCTCTTGTAGGAGTAGAGTCTGGAAAACAGTCGCGCCAGCTCCAGCAGTATGGCGACCCCGCTGCCGTTCGAGTCCGCGCCGTACGACAGCCACTGAAAGAAAAACACACGCTCAATATCACGACAATATCTCACAGAGCGAAAGAGAGCGAAAACGGCCATGAGATCCTTACCGGAGCAACTCCAAAAGAGTCGTAGTGAGCCACCAGGACGATAGTGGGCAGATCTTCTCCTCCTGCACCTGTGAGACGCCCCTGAGGACATAAATGAGAGATTATATGATGGAAATCACGCTTTGCTATTTGTGAGTGAGTAAAAAGGCAGACAGCTAGTGTCAAAGCCATACTGAGTGACATTTCTGCCATATCTCACTTTAAACGCAGACAGCTGCGCAACACagggtcaaaattacagttgtatttttttgttgttgttgttgttttacaaaatattcatcTCTAAAGCGCATTCACACAATGACGTCTGCTCTTGTGTCAACAACACACGAGTCAtggtgctctcgtgaacgcACGTtgaagattaatattttgtaaataaagtggtaaattaagtttttttgtgCACACAAAGCCCtcgcgtcgcttcataaaattgaggttaaaccacagGAGTCACATGGAgcactttaatgatgtctttactacctttctgggtttgaaagtggtagttgctcAGACTGTCAACGGAAGGACAAAAAGCTCTcaagattttatcaaaaatatctaaattatataaatttgtgttcttaatttgtgctctgaagatgaactaaagtctttggaacgacatgaaggtgagtattattagattattagaaggtgagtaaatcatttaaatatgttttaaatagaCAGCagcaattaaaattttgtcagaacctgtaattaattacatgttgttttgtttaattgtcagttcagaatcgtgatctctatgttaaacaaaaaaaatcatgattcttaatttatccagaatcgtgcagctctacattAATGTCAAAAGGTTTTAACCCGATTTTAAGCAAATAATGGATTGAATTTTGGTCACAAATTTGACTTTAGAAGACATTGTTGTAGTCCAGAAGTTGAAGAACtacttttattaatgtttattaatgttaattgaTGATAAAGTAGCCTGAATGTTCTTCAAAACATCATTTTTGGTTCAGAGAACAAggaaagtcaaacaggtttggtaGGACAAAagggtgagtaactgatgacaaAACCTTCGTTTATGGGTAAACTGGTCTTTTCTGGAGTCAGTTATACTCACCTCTAGGCTAGTAATGGCCCAATCACTGACAGCTTTACTCTGAGCTCCACTGGTCACCATCTGAAAACCATTAGCTGTCGCTGTGTGCAGCAGCACTGTTccaaaacaaatacatacacatattacatatataaacacacacacacattattttttattaatatgtataaaaatattattataaaataaagcatatattttataaatgatactttttatataaagcactacataaaatacaaatatgtaaatattatgttattatatgttatgttattatgcctatacaattataattatattatacagtttataatatatatataaaatataattatatgcataagaatattacaaatatatatatatatatatatatatatatatatatatatatatatatatgtataaaatataaacaattaaaaacattaaatattaaatatattaagttaatataaatatatatatatatatatatatatataataaaaaattaaatatatttaatattaatataaaatagcaaaatattataaattgtacatatttatattaatatatgctttaatatattatataggtttaaatataatataattgtgtATTATTTATGTACAGCTTATTGTAATTgagaaatgttatttatatatatatatatatatatatatatatatatatatatattaatataaaatagcaaaatacataaaaataattatatatatgtatgtattctTGCTTTAACATATTATATTTCACtataatataattgtatatatttatgcacACAATTCATTATAATTGAgaaattttatataaacaaatttgtATATACAATAACAATtaaaaggatttttttaatatatattaatataaaatagcaaaatattatataaaaataacattgtaatattagttatatataaaaatttaaaaaatattacataaatattaatattattaatattacattaaaaataaaatataaaaataataaaaacattaaattaaaaagcatTTCATATAAACTACATTTGCTCTTGAATGTTCATAAACGATTTTCCACAGAAATACGTATGTTCCGGTACCTTCAGCAGCTGATGAAGACCCCTGCGAGGACGAGGACATCTGTGTCTGCGTGTAGATGGACAGCAGCTCCTCGTCCTCCAGGGCGAAGTACACGGGCACGATGGTCTCGGTGGCCAACAGCTCCGGCTCCAGCTCCATGAACTGCTACAGTGGATGAAAAGAGACCACAATCAGGTGGGAACATCCCACACGTGCCTCTGAACGGATCACAGCCTTACCTGCACTATGTCCTGAGGCATAGTAGACATGTTCTGGGGCAGTATGATGACCACGGCTCCCGCAGACTGTCGGAGGGCTTTCTGGTATTTCTCGAAAGAGAAATCGGCGAGCCGCATCATCACGCATCGCCTGCTGAGCACCTCGGCCTCCACCGTACGAGCCTCAGTGTTTAAAATGGCATTACGGGAACCTGCGAATCAATTTGGCTTGTTAATGCATGTGCCACATTTACTATGACAAAAACCTACCTATTTCATATTGCATTATGATCGGAtgtttttcttcctcttcaccaaaatatatcaaataagtATCTGAGAAATCCATAAACACCTGTAAAACCAGTTTATTCATGACTTCTACTCATGAAGATGTTTGATAAACAGAGCTGACACAATCTGACGCTTGGATGAAGGGTTATTATCCTTAACTAAGACTAAAACTATCGCTAATTTAATAGTagaataaattaaactaaaataacactgcaaaaaatatcaaaactttACACCCAAACAGCTCTGAAGGAGTCACAAGTTTTAAGTTAAGgtaccaatgttttttttttttttgaacacgTACTATGGTAATGGTATTTCCTGGAGTACCTTGGTGTGGCATGCAAGGTtatttttgttaactaaaataaactattaaaaatattttcgtgaagatgaaataaaaacaaaatatatatttgatgaaattaGTTAAAAGTTGAAACACTAAAATTTAAAACTAGAAAcagataaaaactaaaactgaaattaagcggaaataaaaacaaacatataaaatagtaaaaatgacaaaagcacatcaaaatgactaaaaattaaacgaaaactgaaaatataaaaataaaagccaattcaatttaaagtaaaaactattaaaacttaattaaaactataataatacataaatattactaataatGTAAGAGTTCGTTTATTTAATCCCCAAACATCTCTGAAAGaagtaataatgtttttgtactTATATACCGCGGTATTTAACATAGTACGACATGTAAATATCAAAAAGTCTATTATTCAACCGTTGATTGGTTTGAACCAAAAACCCCTCAGTTATGAGCCCTGAAGAACATTTTGAACCTAAAAACacggtaataccatggtaccaGTCCGGGGTGTTAACTGAAAGGTTGTAGGTTTAAACCCCAGCTGACGTTGATTAATAAACCACTATGCCACCACATGTCCTAAATAGAAAGAGAGAGCtgttaataaagcattataTGGTCATATAAAGCGTGTTGTGATGGTTCATTACCGTAGGTTTGTCCCTGCAGGTCGTACTGCTGCATGCGGTACACGCTGAACTCATGCGCCGCTTCCGCGCGCAGCGGACACACCAGCACCAAAAACAGCACCAGACTCAGCGGAAACGACCACTTCAGCATGTTCTCCAACACCTCACTGGCCTCCTCGAACATGCTGGAGCCGGTTCGGTAGATTCCGAAGGAGAGAAACGGAAAAAagactgaatgaatgattgaCGGCGATCGCTCGAGCTGTCAAGCGCCGTGGTGGTGAGAGTTTCAGGCAGGCGAAATCATTGGACACCTACACGTCTGAGACTAACGTTTTATTTATGTACTAcgtttaccttttttttttcattacagatTTCGTAGAATACAGCAAGTTaagcattttatattttagaaaataatgacaatttatgAAATCTTGTTCATGTGCCTCTTTTTGGTGTTGGTTGGGGTCCATCAGGAAAATTCAAGGACTACCTCATCTGAcctttttcagatttatttatttaaaacatacaaaatcaGTTACATTTGGGCAGTGCATACAATTCTTCATATAAAGAATAAATTACAAGCATAAATAACGAAATAAATGTCATTGTTTATAAACTTTCTGTCATGAGTCATTTTATCAAACTAATATTTTATTGGTTAGATATAAAACAATATGCCCCCTGAactatactactactactactacaaataataataatgtttgtattaaaatatagaaTAAAAATGTCACAGGAAATAATTACATTAAGTGCCCTTGATGACCACTAGAGTGGAGTCTTTCCCCACAATCAAAACCTCATCCCTGTGGCATTTTCTTACTGGTTAAATTAGTCAAAGATGATTAACATACACTGTTATTATATAGAAGTAATTGAACTGTGATTTTACTGTCAGTTTAAATTCAGGTTTATACTCAGTTATTAGggattgattaaataaaataaaataaatatgaagctCAAATACCCAACAGTATTAGTTTGAGTGTGACATTACTCTTATGTATGTCAattttttgtttagttattGGTCCatataaaaatctgtttatcTATTTCTCTTTTCATTCATCGTCTTTGTGCTGCAGAATGTTATTCCCTgcacatttaaatgattaaaagtaTTTGATTTTTCAGTCTTGAAATGATAAAATCTGAGATACCTGTTGATTTTTGACACATCCACTCTAGAAgatgttctattctattctattctattctattctattctattctattctattctaaataaacatttgatatgatTACAGCAATATTTCTGGTTCCTGGCACAGATATTCAACATCCTGGTGTGTTTGTATTAATTGAgcatatttatttgaatattaatCATATGAAAATACCAGAGAACACTTTTACACAGTGATCTGTTCCTGCTCCATAAAGCCATTAGAGAAACTCTGAAATCAGTCTGAgaggagaaacaattgagacATTTGATAAGAAATGAACAACAAACGAGCTGAAgacagttaaaggattagttcactttaaaatgaaaattagcccaagctttactctccctcaagccatcctaggtatatatgactttcttctttctgatgaacacagtcggagtaTCACCCCAAAgctcctaagctttataattACAATgcacggaaaccacctgtttgaaactccagaaagtgcatccatccattataaacatactccacatggctccgggggtgggggtttaataaaggccttctgaagcaaagcaatgcatttgtgtaaaacaaatatcaatatttaacacgttatgaagtaaaatagcTTCCGTCAGATCGCCtttcgtattcaacttaggaaaaAGGCGTATCACCTCTCGCacttcaaaatgcttacgctatgtcctatgccttcagtattcaacttacaaaacttttctcgtaagttgaatacggaaggcggtctggcagaagctagatattttactttataacatattaaatatggatatttttttttacacacatatCGCTTCGCAagaccccctggagccgtgtggagtacatttatgatggatggatacactttCCTGAGCTTCAAAGTCATttccctgttcactgccattataaagcttggatgcgtcaggatatttattaatataac
The DNA window shown above is from Ctenopharyngodon idella isolate HZGC_01 chromosome 10, HZGC01, whole genome shotgun sequence and carries:
- the ncln gene encoding nicalin-1 isoform X2 gives rise to the protein MFEEASEVLENMLKWSFPLSLVLFLVLVCPLRAEAAHEFSVYRMQQYDLQGQTYGSRNAILNTEARTVEAEVLSRRCVMMRLADFSFEKYQKALRQSAGAVVIILPQNMSTMPQDIVQFMELEPELLATETIVPVYFALEDEELLSIYTQTQMSSSSQGSSSAAEVLLHTATANGFQMVTSGAQSKAVSDWAITSLEGRLTGAGGEDLPTIVLVAHYDSFGVAPWLSYGADSNGSGVAILLELARLFSRLYSYKRTHAGYNLLFFLSGGGKFNYQGTKRWLEDNLDHTDSSLLQDNVAFVLCLDTLGNSDNLHLHVSKPPKEGSPQHTLLKELETVAAHQHPELKFSMVHKKINLADDTLAWEHERFGIRRLPAFTLSHLESHRSPARHSIMDMRSVSSSLEGAGEATAGPHVDLTKLSRNTKVIAETLARVIYNLTEKGASGDLEIFTEQMQVQEDQLTSLVDWLTAQPRAAQLLDKDSSIVNTLEYYLNRYLKDVKRHLVRADKRDPEFVFYDQLKQTMNAYRVKPAIFDLLLAACIASYLGVLYLAVQNFGLLYGFLRRVTAPRVKQH
- the ncln gene encoding nicalin-1 isoform X1 — encoded protein: MFEEASEVLENMLKWSFPLSLVLFLVLVCPLRAEAAHEFSVYRMQQYDLQGQTYGSRNAILNTEARTVEAEVLSRRCVMMRLADFSFEKYQKALRQSAGAVVIILPQNMSTMPQDIVQQFMELEPELLATETIVPVYFALEDEELLSIYTQTQMSSSSQGSSSAAEVLLHTATANGFQMVTSGAQSKAVSDWAITSLEGRLTGAGGEDLPTIVLVAHYDSFGVAPWLSYGADSNGSGVAILLELARLFSRLYSYKRTHAGYNLLFFLSGGGKFNYQGTKRWLEDNLDHTDSSLLQDNVAFVLCLDTLGNSDNLHLHVSKPPKEGSPQHTLLKELETVAAHQHPELKFSMVHKKINLADDTLAWEHERFGIRRLPAFTLSHLESHRSPARHSIMDMRSVSSSLEGAGEATAGPHVDLTKLSRNTKVIAETLARVIYNLTEKGASGDLEIFTEQMQVQEDQLTSLVDWLTAQPRAAQLLDKDSSIVNTLEYYLNRYLKDVKRHLVRADKRDPEFVFYDQLKQTMNAYRVKPAIFDLLLAACIASYLGVLYLAVQNFGLLYGFLRRVTAPRVKQH
- the ncln gene encoding nicalin-1 isoform X3 — encoded protein: MFEEASEVLENMLKWSFPLSLVLFLVLVCPLRAEAAHEFSVYRMQQYDLQGQTYGSRNAILNTEARTVEAEVLSRRCVMMRLADFSFEKYQKALRQSAGAVVIILPQNMSTMPQDIVQQFMELEPELLATETIVPVYFALEDEELLSIYTQTQMSSSSQGSSSAAEVLLHTATANGFQMVTSGAQSKAVSDWAITSLEGRLTGAGGEDLPTIVLVAHYDSFGVAPWLSYGADSNGSGVAILLELARLFSRLYSYKRTHAGYNLLFFLSGGGKFNYQGTKRWLEDNLDHTDSSLLQDNVAFVLCLDTLGNSDNLHLHVSKPPKEGSPQHTLLKELETVAAHQHPELKFSMVHKKINLADDTLAWEHERFGIRRLPAFTLSHLESHRSPARHSIMDMRPHVDLTKLSRNTKVIAETLARVIYNLTEKGASGDLEIFTEQMQVQEDQLTSLVDWLTAQPRAAQLLDKDSSIVNTLEYYLNRYLKDVKRHLVRADKRDPEFVFYDQLKQTMNAYRVKPAIFDLLLAACIASYLGVLYLAVQNFGLLYGFLRRVTAPRVKQH